In Desulfosoma caldarium, the following are encoded in one genomic region:
- a CDS encoding sigma-54-dependent transcriptional regulator: MHVALLESQPTLGESLRTVVENLGHRCTTVRTLSHALTLVEKDPPHVAFVTLNGPRKESLHFLEKVQALNDPFPIIVLSPQPCLEDAVQAMQRGAQDFWVLPVDQERLRQTLLWLEERRKADGLGERAPSAAPGDEIVTRNPAMLNLKRIALKVAASNATVFIQGESGTGKELFARFIHRNSRRARGPFLAVNCAALPENLLESELFGYEKGAFTGANRQRKGKFELAHQGTLLLDEITEIPVHLQAKLLRVLQEGEIDRLGGRYPVPVDVRVLSTTNVDVAAAVREQRFRKDLYYRLNVIPLKIPPLRERLDDIPVLVDHFLHRFQKTLGASTVKVSPQTLKKLQSYPWPGNVRELENVLQRAVLLAEKPVLDPEDLEFDPVETHHNAPLPLMSLEEMERRMIQKALTKTDGNRTRAAEILGISVRTLRNKLHEYAKDFSDRT; encoded by the coding sequence ATGCACGTCGCCTTGTTAGAAAGCCAGCCCACTCTCGGGGAATCACTGCGCACCGTCGTGGAAAATCTGGGGCACCGGTGCACCACGGTGCGGACCCTTTCCCACGCCTTGACTCTTGTGGAGAAAGATCCACCCCACGTGGCTTTTGTCACCCTGAACGGCCCACGGAAGGAATCTCTACATTTTCTTGAAAAAGTTCAGGCCCTGAACGATCCTTTTCCCATCATCGTGCTCAGCCCTCAGCCTTGCTTGGAAGACGCCGTGCAGGCCATGCAGCGGGGCGCTCAAGATTTTTGGGTGCTTCCGGTGGACCAGGAGCGGTTGCGCCAAACCCTTCTGTGGCTTGAAGAGCGCCGCAAAGCGGACGGTCTTGGGGAAAGAGCGCCGTCGGCGGCTCCCGGTGACGAAATTGTCACCCGAAATCCTGCCATGTTGAATTTGAAGAGAATCGCCCTGAAGGTGGCCGCCAGCAATGCCACGGTTTTCATTCAGGGGGAAAGCGGGACGGGCAAGGAACTTTTCGCCCGCTTTATCCACCGCAACAGTCGCCGAGCGCGTGGCCCGTTTTTGGCGGTCAATTGCGCCGCGCTTCCCGAAAACCTCTTGGAAAGCGAACTGTTTGGCTACGAAAAAGGGGCCTTTACGGGAGCCAACCGCCAGAGAAAAGGAAAATTTGAACTGGCCCATCAGGGAACGCTTCTTCTGGATGAAATCACAGAGATTCCCGTCCATCTTCAAGCCAAACTGCTGCGCGTTCTTCAAGAAGGGGAAATCGACCGGCTGGGGGGACGCTACCCCGTGCCCGTCGACGTCCGTGTCCTCAGCACCACGAACGTGGATGTGGCCGCCGCCGTTAGAGAACAACGCTTTCGCAAAGACCTTTACTACCGCCTGAACGTCATTCCACTGAAGATTCCTCCATTGCGCGAACGCTTAGACGATATTCCCGTCTTGGTTGATCACTTCTTGCATCGGTTTCAAAAGACCCTTGGTGCCTCCACGGTCAAGGTTTCACCGCAGACCCTGAAAAAACTTCAAAGCTACCCGTGGCCCGGCAACGTTCGAGAACTGGAAAACGTTTTGCAAAGGGCCGTGCTGCTTGCCGAAAAACCTGTCCTGGACCCCGAAGACCTGGAATTCGACCCCGTGGAAACCCACCACAACGCCCCGCTACCCCTCATGAGCCTTGAGGAAATGGAGCGGCGCATGATTCAAAAAGCCCTGACCAAGACCGACGGCAACCGCACGCGAGCCGCGGAAATTCTGGGCATCAGCGTCCGCACACTTCGAAACAAACTTCACGAATACGCCAAAGACTTCTCCGACAGGACGTGA
- the flgB gene encoding flagellar basal body rod protein FlgB, translated as MAQGHPIDRTVSLMQDRLNLNALTQKVVAANLANINTPRYVAKRLSFEDMLKESLEENALSLVKTSAGHRDPTSVEEIMREPEMVEVGPVDLDAEMVLLAHNSVEYQFILTMLNKKFSLLRTAIEGGR; from the coding sequence ATGGCACAAGGACATCCCATTGATCGTACGGTGAGCCTCATGCAGGATCGGCTCAACCTGAACGCCCTCACCCAAAAGGTGGTGGCGGCCAACCTGGCGAACATCAACACGCCTCGGTATGTGGCCAAGCGCCTTTCCTTTGAAGACATGCTCAAGGAATCACTGGAAGAGAATGCCCTCTCCCTGGTGAAAACCTCCGCCGGGCATCGGGATCCCACGTCGGTGGAAGAGATCATGAGGGAACCCGAAATGGTGGAAGTAGGACCTGTGGATCTGGACGCCGAAATGGTGCTTTTGGCCCATAACAGTGTCGAATACCAGTTCATTTTGACCATGCTCAACAAAAAATTCAGTCTGTTACGCACGGCGATTGAAGGAGGCCGTTGA
- the flgC gene encoding flagellar basal body rod protein FlgC, whose product MDFETAMRISASGLRAHRAWINTLSANLANINTTRTPEGTPYLRRTLIFESVPSDESFEAALREAVEGELDRVEVSAVVPDGRDFNLVYDPNHPDADADGMVRLPNINPVEEMANMLNAARSYEANLAALNTAKTLALRALELGR is encoded by the coding sequence ATGGATTTTGAAACCGCCATGAGAATCAGCGCTTCGGGGCTTCGCGCGCATCGAGCGTGGATCAATACGCTGTCGGCCAATTTGGCCAACATTAACACAACGCGAACGCCTGAAGGCACCCCTTACTTGCGCCGAACCCTCATCTTTGAGAGTGTCCCTTCGGACGAAAGCTTTGAAGCCGCCTTGCGGGAGGCCGTGGAAGGGGAACTGGACCGCGTGGAGGTGTCGGCTGTGGTTCCCGATGGACGGGACTTCAATTTGGTCTATGACCCCAACCATCCGGATGCCGACGCCGATGGCATGGTCCGGTTGCCCAACATCAATCCGGTGGAAGAAATGGCCAACATGCTTAACGCCGCCCGTTCTTATGAAGCCAACCTGGCAGCCCTCAATACGGCCAAGACCTTGGCCCTTCGGGCTTTGGAACTGGGTCGCTGA
- the fliE gene encoding flagellar hook-basal body complex protein FliE, with product MRIEQTWSPIRNPQEPLHGKAASGQGPSFVEELKAAVHRTNELQNQAEKAMIDGALRGAKNIHETMIALQEAEIGLKMLVRFRDKALEAYQEIMRMQF from the coding sequence ATGCGTATCGAACAAACTTGGAGCCCGATCAGAAACCCTCAAGAGCCGCTCCACGGCAAGGCCGCATCGGGGCAAGGGCCTTCCTTTGTGGAAGAACTTAAGGCCGCCGTTCATAGAACCAACGAGCTGCAAAACCAAGCTGAAAAGGCCATGATAGATGGCGCGCTTCGCGGCGCGAAAAACATTCACGAAACCATGATCGCACTACAAGAAGCCGAGATCGGTCTCAAGATGCTGGTGCGGTTTCGGGACAAGGCTCTGGAAGCTTATCAGGAAATCATGCGGATGCAGTTCTAG
- the fliF gene encoding flagellar basal-body MS-ring/collar protein FliF, producing MDRLRLLFAQARQSFTSLSLPQKILSIGSVVLLAASLVYLAYSINRVDYVPLISDLSETDLASIVNVLKEKKITYKLTGSNAVSVPREKLYETRLLLASQGLPRGSGMGFEIFDQQRLGSTEFVQQINYQRALQGELGRTIAQMEEVQECRVHLTLPEEALFKEDQKPARASVFLKLKPGAKLGVKQLHAVAHLVSSAVKGLDPENVTIMSTDGKVFFRKEGSSDDQFMSPTQLEIKNRLEDDLRTKVESMLARVVGADKVTAQVSVELDFSRLEMAEDIYDPDSAVVRSQQRVLENSQGAASKARGNPDAPINIEGRLLQTDNTQPKSFSRQKETVNYEINRVSRQILRAPGTIKKLSVAVIVDGPYQTQPGPNGGTERVFVGRSPQELRTLEDLVKKAVGFDDARGDQVSVSNVAFAVESESFASVPMENKYLAFLRKHQQLLFNVLLTVLVFVFVVRPFMKRFQRMGQEEESAETPPALPEGASEELIEGPRALPLRDQVTALIQENPLQAAQVIRAWMREEG from the coding sequence ATGGATAGACTTCGGCTCCTTTTCGCCCAAGCGCGCCAAAGCTTTACAAGCCTTTCTTTACCTCAGAAGATCCTTTCCATTGGTTCCGTTGTGCTTCTTGCGGCAAGTCTGGTGTACCTGGCCTACTCCATCAATCGGGTGGACTATGTGCCTTTGATCTCCGATCTCTCCGAAACGGATCTGGCCTCCATCGTCAATGTGCTTAAAGAAAAAAAGATCACCTACAAGCTCACAGGATCCAACGCCGTATCGGTCCCCAGGGAAAAGCTCTACGAAACTCGCCTACTTTTGGCCTCACAAGGGCTGCCTCGAGGATCCGGAATGGGTTTTGAGATCTTCGACCAGCAGCGCTTAGGTAGCACAGAATTTGTGCAGCAGATCAATTATCAGAGAGCACTTCAAGGGGAGTTGGGCCGAACCATTGCCCAGATGGAGGAAGTTCAGGAGTGCCGGGTGCATTTGACTCTACCGGAGGAAGCACTTTTCAAGGAAGACCAGAAGCCGGCTCGAGCCTCCGTCTTTTTGAAGCTCAAACCGGGAGCCAAGCTGGGCGTCAAACAGTTGCACGCCGTAGCCCATTTGGTCTCCAGCGCCGTTAAAGGACTTGACCCAGAAAACGTCACCATTATGAGCACCGACGGCAAGGTGTTTTTTCGCAAGGAGGGATCCTCGGACGATCAGTTCATGAGCCCCACGCAACTGGAGATTAAGAACCGGCTAGAAGACGACCTGCGAACCAAGGTGGAAAGCATGTTGGCCCGCGTGGTGGGGGCAGACAAAGTCACGGCGCAGGTTTCCGTCGAGCTGGATTTCAGCCGCCTGGAGATGGCTGAAGACATCTATGATCCAGACAGTGCCGTGGTGCGCAGTCAGCAAAGAGTCCTAGAAAACTCACAGGGTGCGGCGTCGAAGGCGCGAGGTAATCCGGACGCCCCCATCAACATTGAAGGCAGGTTATTGCAAACCGATAACACGCAGCCCAAAAGCTTCAGCAGGCAAAAAGAAACGGTAAACTACGAGATCAATCGCGTGAGCCGTCAAATTCTGCGCGCTCCAGGGACCATTAAGAAGCTTTCGGTGGCCGTCATCGTGGACGGCCCCTACCAGACACAGCCGGGGCCAAACGGAGGTACGGAAAGGGTTTTCGTGGGCCGAAGTCCTCAAGAGCTGAGGACTTTGGAGGATCTCGTGAAAAAGGCCGTGGGATTTGACGACGCTCGAGGTGACCAGGTGAGCGTTTCCAACGTGGCTTTTGCGGTGGAATCTGAAAGCTTCGCCTCGGTTCCCATGGAGAACAAATATCTTGCGTTCCTGAGAAAACACCAGCAGCTTCTTTTCAACGTGCTGTTGACCGTGCTGGTTTTTGTCTTTGTCGTTCGCCCCTTTATGAAGCGCTTTCAAAGAATGGGACAAGAAGAAGAGAGTGCCGAAACACCCCCCGCCCTTCCGGAAGGGGCTTCAGAAGAACTGATCGAAGGGCCACGCGCTCTACCCCTACGCGATCAGGTAACAGCTTTGATTCAGGAAAATCCCCTGCAGGCCGCGCAGGTCATTCGAGCCTGGATGCGAGAGGAGGGCTAA
- the fliG gene encoding flagellar motor switch protein FliG — translation MAKLTGMQKAAVVLLALGEAGSAPILRNLTPQEIQKLGLHMARMDDVDKETVDALLKDFLQHMEKEPAVQIPGNVLLKKLLPAVLPPEEAGAVLSKIEEENQKVPFKNLQDVDSRVLANFIRNEHPQTISVILVHLDHEKASEVLSLLPENLQFEVINRIATLETVPPDLLREVDEVLEKELLSMADEGYKVVGGVQTVAELLNRCDRRTSDGILQALEDYDAELADSVRNLMFVFDDLVNVNDQGIRELLKEITNEDLTLALKTASDEVKNKIFKNLSQRAAQMLMEDMEVMGPVRLSDVEAAQRNILNVARKLEKEGRLILARGDGGDALV, via the coding sequence ATGGCCAAGTTGACAGGAATGCAGAAAGCGGCGGTCGTGCTTCTGGCCCTCGGCGAGGCCGGCTCAGCTCCAATACTCAGGAACCTGACACCTCAGGAAATCCAAAAGCTCGGATTGCACATGGCCCGAATGGACGATGTGGACAAGGAAACCGTGGACGCACTGCTTAAGGACTTCCTGCAACACATGGAAAAAGAACCCGCGGTTCAAATTCCAGGAAACGTGCTACTCAAAAAGCTTTTGCCAGCCGTCTTGCCACCGGAAGAAGCCGGAGCGGTGCTGAGTAAGATTGAAGAAGAAAACCAAAAAGTGCCCTTCAAGAACCTTCAGGATGTGGATAGTCGCGTTCTGGCCAATTTCATTCGCAATGAACATCCGCAGACCATCTCGGTTATTCTGGTGCACCTGGATCACGAAAAGGCCAGCGAAGTGTTGTCGCTTCTTCCGGAAAATCTGCAATTTGAAGTGATTAATCGCATCGCCACGCTGGAAACGGTTCCGCCGGATTTATTGCGCGAAGTGGACGAGGTGCTGGAAAAGGAACTGCTGTCCATGGCCGATGAAGGCTACAAGGTGGTGGGCGGCGTGCAAACCGTGGCGGAACTACTCAACCGCTGTGATCGCCGCACCAGCGACGGCATCCTTCAAGCTCTAGAAGACTACGACGCGGAACTGGCCGACAGTGTTCGTAACCTCATGTTTGTCTTCGATGATCTCGTGAACGTCAATGACCAGGGCATTCGAGAGCTGCTCAAAGAGATCACCAACGAAGACCTCACCCTGGCCCTCAAGACGGCCTCAGATGAAGTCAAGAACAAGATTTTCAAGAACCTGTCTCAGCGTGCGGCCCAAATGCTCATGGAAGATATGGAAGTCATGGGACCGGTGCGGCTCAGCGACGTGGAAGCGGCGCAGCGTAACATCCTCAATGTGGCCCGAAAACTGGAAAAAGAGGGCCGGCTCATCCTAGCCAGAGGAGACGGCGGCGATGCCCTCGTTTAA
- a CDS encoding FliH/SctL family protein, with protein sequence MPSFKVLKGTDRAGVSRFAFEPLDPKSLQEGGSRSSEGSVPSKESMEVSGHNPLDDLEELVRQRLLEAERRAEELEREAYQKGYEQGQKDGYAFGASGIEKIRERLNSLAASLEQIPQQVLHEYRDWLIEAALTLSRHLLTEAVSINPTVLESLVDHILEHMDRSHAITIVLHPNDRDLLQKHGVLERWLSPPPKGQASLQVTVDPSIQRGGCRFESAMQDIDALVETRLRNLREILFSHAL encoded by the coding sequence ATGCCCTCGTTTAAGGTGCTCAAGGGAACCGACCGTGCCGGCGTGTCCCGTTTTGCCTTTGAACCCCTTGACCCCAAATCTCTGCAGGAAGGGGGATCAAGGTCTTCCGAAGGCTCGGTGCCTTCGAAAGAGTCCATGGAAGTTTCAGGCCACAATCCATTGGATGATCTGGAAGAATTGGTGCGACAACGCTTACTCGAAGCCGAAAGGCGCGCCGAAGAACTGGAAAGGGAAGCCTATCAAAAGGGGTATGAACAGGGACAAAAGGACGGTTACGCCTTTGGAGCCAGCGGCATCGAAAAAATCCGTGAACGGTTAAACTCTCTGGCCGCCTCTCTGGAGCAAATTCCCCAGCAGGTGCTCCACGAGTACCGCGACTGGCTCATTGAAGCGGCCCTGACCCTGAGCCGGCATCTGTTGACGGAGGCTGTTTCCATCAATCCCACGGTTTTGGAAAGCCTGGTCGATCACATTCTTGAGCACATGGATCGATCCCATGCCATCACCATCGTCCTTCACCCTAACGACCGAGATCTTCTACAGAAACACGGCGTGCTAGAACGATGGCTGTCGCCTCCGCCAAAAGGTCAGGCAAGCCTTCAAGTGACGGTCGATCCCAGCATTCAGCGAGGCGGCTGCCGCTTCGAAAGTGCGATGCAGGACATCGATGCACTGGTGGAAACCCGCTTAAGAAACCTTCGGGAGATTCTCTTCAGCCATGCCCTCTGA
- a CDS encoding FliI/YscN family ATPase, whose product MPSENAASVQHHDKLGLYDVLSRVSQAPRWTTYGKVSAVVGNLIEVVGLEATVGDICRIFPKDNAEPVVAETVGFVGRRLKLSPLSPLRNLAPGDRVALDARSSSCLVSFQLLGRVIDGMAQPLDGAGPIVDGVPYLLRPSTPNPLSRPIISQQLDVGIRAINALLPIGKGQRMGIFAGSGVGKSTLLGMMARYTSAPVNVIALIGERGREVNEFLDSELGEEGRRRSVVVVATSDQPATLRVRAAYVACAVAEFFRDQGMDVLLMMDSVTRFAMAAREIGLAAGEPPATKGYPPSVFGLLPQLLERAGSFDTASITGIYTVLVEGDDLDDPIADTVRSILDGHIVLDRDLAHRRHYPAIDPLKSVSRLTDRILNPEIKNLARRFIEILADYKRSEDMIQIGAYVRGSHPPTDYAIQMIDKLNDFLKQPVEERCTIEEAHQTLQALFEPQ is encoded by the coding sequence ATGCCCTCTGAGAACGCAGCCTCCGTCCAACACCACGATAAACTCGGCCTTTACGATGTGCTCTCCCGTGTCTCTCAAGCGCCGCGCTGGACAACCTACGGCAAAGTGTCCGCCGTGGTGGGAAACCTCATCGAGGTCGTGGGACTGGAAGCCACAGTGGGGGACATCTGCCGCATCTTTCCCAAAGACAACGCCGAGCCCGTGGTGGCCGAAACCGTGGGCTTTGTGGGACGACGCCTTAAGTTGAGCCCTCTCTCTCCCCTTCGAAATCTGGCCCCGGGAGATCGCGTGGCCCTGGACGCCAGGTCCTCTTCTTGCCTCGTCTCGTTTCAGCTGCTGGGCCGTGTCATCGACGGCATGGCCCAACCTTTGGATGGTGCCGGCCCCATTGTGGACGGCGTGCCTTATCTTCTGCGCCCCAGCACCCCCAATCCCCTCAGTCGTCCCATCATCTCGCAACAATTGGATGTGGGCATTCGCGCCATCAACGCCTTGCTGCCCATCGGCAAAGGACAACGCATGGGCATTTTTGCCGGATCGGGTGTGGGGAAAAGCACCCTGCTGGGGATGATGGCCCGCTACACGTCGGCCCCTGTCAACGTCATCGCGCTCATTGGGGAACGGGGCCGCGAAGTCAATGAATTTCTAGACTCGGAACTGGGCGAGGAGGGACGGCGTCGTTCCGTGGTGGTCGTGGCCACATCGGATCAGCCGGCCACTCTAAGAGTTCGTGCGGCGTATGTGGCCTGCGCCGTGGCGGAATTCTTTCGAGATCAGGGAATGGATGTTCTTCTTATGATGGATTCCGTGACACGGTTTGCCATGGCTGCTCGGGAAATCGGCCTGGCCGCAGGAGAACCGCCGGCCACCAAAGGGTATCCTCCAAGCGTCTTCGGCCTACTGCCTCAGCTTCTGGAGCGAGCAGGAAGCTTTGACACGGCCTCTATCACGGGAATCTACACGGTGCTCGTGGAAGGAGACGACCTGGATGATCCCATCGCCGACACCGTGCGCTCCATTCTCGATGGCCACATCGTGCTGGACCGCGATCTGGCGCACCGTCGCCACTACCCGGCCATCGATCCCTTAAAGAGCGTTAGTCGTTTGACGGATCGCATACTGAATCCCGAAATCAAGAATCTGGCCAGGCGGTTTATTGAGATTCTGGCAGACTACAAGCGCAGTGAAGACATGATTCAAATCGGCGCATATGTGCGAGGGAGCCATCCGCCCACGGACTATGCCATTCAAATGATAGACAAGCTAAACGATTTTCTTAAACAACCCGTCGAAGAACGCTGCACCATAGAGGAGGCGCATCAAACCTTGCAGGCCCTTTTTGAACCACAGTAG
- the fliJ gene encoding flagellar export protein FliJ has protein sequence MAFVYRFFKFLEHRRLQRREAQVALARAVEQAFRVDRLLADTEKALENCRQRWEQRTSEGLPVGEHLAFERYLAELEQRLQELKKAREHAWLVVQEKQKRLMEQDQEVKKLERLQEVDYDRYRRDQKKREQKELDEYGTRLDLDPFVRDLL, from the coding sequence GTGGCTTTCGTTTATCGATTTTTCAAATTTCTGGAACACCGCCGGTTGCAGCGTCGCGAAGCCCAGGTGGCCCTGGCGCGGGCCGTAGAGCAAGCATTCCGTGTGGACCGACTTCTGGCCGACACGGAAAAAGCTCTCGAAAATTGTCGACAACGCTGGGAACAGCGCACCTCGGAAGGACTGCCTGTGGGAGAACATCTGGCTTTTGAACGCTACCTCGCAGAGCTGGAACAGCGATTGCAAGAACTAAAAAAAGCCAGGGAACATGCCTGGCTAGTTGTTCAAGAAAAGCAAAAGCGGCTCATGGAACAGGACCAAGAGGTGAAAAAACTGGAGCGCCTGCAAGAGGTCGATTATGATAGGTATCGAAGGGATCAAAAGAAACGCGAACAAAAGGAACTCGATGAATACGGCACACGGCTCGATCTCGACCCCTTCGTGCGGGACCTCCTCTAA
- a CDS encoding MotE family protein, which produces MKVALGLLVLVAAGKMVVTAVRLFPDNFINFAGASQTISVSEVHAQQPPGATSPPPVSASTAAGSEATGMDGDDNLVTPETWAALREQKKILEIKEMELREREARLREMEQEIENRLKELIAVQDKIKQAQKEIQAFREEREQARNAQVQALARIYGNMKPKDASQLLETLDEPLAVKVIGLMSPDQVAKILSSMDKKKAAKLSRALTGR; this is translated from the coding sequence ATGAAAGTCGCTTTGGGGCTTCTGGTGCTTGTGGCCGCCGGCAAAATGGTCGTCACGGCGGTTCGTCTATTTCCCGACAATTTTATCAACTTCGCGGGCGCTTCCCAGACCATTAGTGTTTCGGAAGTGCATGCCCAGCAACCTCCCGGCGCCACCTCTCCACCGCCCGTTTCTGCATCGACCGCTGCAGGCTCTGAAGCGACAGGGATGGATGGAGATGATAATCTCGTGACTCCTGAGACGTGGGCAGCCCTTCGAGAACAAAAGAAGATTCTGGAAATCAAAGAAATGGAGCTCAGAGAAAGGGAAGCGCGTCTTCGAGAAATGGAACAGGAAATCGAAAACCGCTTGAAAGAACTTATTGCCGTTCAAGACAAAATCAAGCAAGCTCAGAAAGAAATTCAAGCCTTTCGAGAAGAACGGGAACAAGCTCGAAACGCTCAAGTTCAAGCGCTGGCTAGAATCTATGGCAACATGAAGCCAAAAGACGCCAGCCAGCTTTTGGAAACCCTGGATGAACCCCTTGCGGTCAAGGTCATTGGCCTCATGAGCCCGGATCAGGTGGCCAAGATTTTATCCTCCATGGACAAAAAGAAAGCCGCCAAGCTCTCCCGGGCCCTGACCGGACGCTGA